Below is a window of Anaerobacillus alkaliphilus DNA.
AACTAACTTTTTACCATTTGACAATGTTATTGTAGTATCTGGAAACGATTGGATTTGTTCAATGAAAATTGCGTTTACCATGAACGACTGTCCATTTAACCTAGTAAGTTTAATCATAATTGTTAATAAATGAGGTATTTTTATCTTCCTCACTATCCTCCTTAAAAAATAACGTCAATAAATCAATGTAAGAATAATAGAAGAATAATAGTATTCATACGAATACTATTATTCTTTTATCTTACTAACTTAGCTTATTAACGCTTTAAGTTCACAAGCTCTTGAAGAATTTCATCCGAAGTCGTTATTATTCTAGTGTTTGCTTGGAAACCACGTTGAGCAACAATCATCTCAGTAAACTCTTCTGATAAGTCCACATTTGACATTTCAAGCGTAGCACCAGCAATCATTCCACGACCATCTCCTGCAAATCCAATATTTGGTACACCAGAGTTGTTAGAGACCTGGAATAAGTTATCTCCAGATTTCATTAATCCACCCGTGTTGTTAAATGTCGCCATCGCAATTTGTCCTAGGATACGGACTTCTCCATTCGTGTAAACTCCATTAATTTCTCCTGTTTGAGAAATATTAAAGCTTTCTAAAAAGCCTTCTACATTCCCGTTAATTGCAGATATATCGGCACTATTCGAACTATTACCAAACTGTGTAAGTTGTGAGAAATTAATACCAATGTTTACAGGTTCTGCTCCGTTTTGTGGATCTATGACAATCCTTTGTAACTGGGAGTTCTCCATGTCAACTCTACCACCAGAATTGAATTGGACCGTTCCTAATTCTTCTACCTCATAATTTTCTAACTCACCATCATCATTAAACTGTGGTGTTAAAAGGGTTACTGTCCACTCATTATCCCCAGATTTGTAGTAAGCAAGTTGTAAATCATGTAAATTACCCATTGAGTCTGTAGCTGTAAATTTATTTAACACTGTATTCGGTGGTAAATAATTTTCAAGAGTTCCATCAAATTCTTCACCTTCAGGCGTTTCAGCTCGAAGATTTCCACGTAAGCTCATCTGATTTGTTGCCTGTGGAGCAAACACTTCTCCTGCTTGAACTTTCAATTGCCCAAAATTATTTCGATCAATTCCTGTGCCATTAGCATTAGGCTGAAACCCCTGTACTTTTAAACCTTCTGCTGTTACAAGAGTTCCCTCACGGTCTAAATAAAAATTACCCGCTCTTGTATAATAGGAAAGATTTCCGTTATTCACAATGAAAAATCCATCTCCAGAAATCCCTAAGTCTAGGGCACGTCCAGTTGTTTGTAGGCTTCCTTGCGTATGGATGGTATCAACTGAAGCGATTGTTCCCCCTAAACCAATTTGTCGAGGGTTGGTCCCTCCACGATTTTCTGTTGGGTTACTAGCTCCTGTTAGCTGTTGGCTTACTAGGTCCTTAAATGTTGTTCTACCCTTTTTAAATCCAAATGTATTAACATTAGATATATTATTACCAATGACATCTAGCTTAGTTTGGAAATTTTTCATTCCACCAATTCCTGAATACATTGAACGTAACATGAATTATGATCTCCCTTCGTAATGAACTGCTTCATTCAATCAGCAGTTATACGGCCTCCGTTTAGGTCCAGCCGTTAATCAATGATGATGGTTCCGTTAATGTTTGTAAAGATTTGTGTTTTTGCCTCTTCTCGGTCCAAGGCAGTAATTACGGTATTATTTTTGGCACTTACAACTAATGTTGCATCCCTCAGTATGACTAAAGAGTCATTTACACCTTTTTCTTTTGCTTCCTGCATTTTCATTGTAATTAGTGACCATTGATTGTCATCAATCACAATTCCACGATCATGTAGTCTCTTCTCTGCATGCTTACTCACTTTTAGCTCAGACTTGGTCTGGATTTCTGTATTTAAGAAATCTTTAAAAGAAGTTGTTGTAATTTTTTGTGGTTTTGTATGGGAAATAGGTCTCGGGAGTTGGTGTAAATGATGCGTATGAATACGCTTGTCCATTCTTATCACCTCCAATGCTTATCACTCTTTATCAGTAGGCCTACTAATATGAACTACTTGGATTGTGTCAATCACCTGTCCGCCTTCTAAGACTAACCTTGTTTTTCCATGTTGGAACTTAATTGCTTTTACAACACTATCATTCAATCTGAGGTCGGTTTCACCATTTGGGTTGGCGACTACTTGCTCCCACTGAATTTCTTTACCAATTAATTGACTATGAGAAAGAAAATGGCTATCTTTTTGCATTTCAATAAAGCCTGTTAATGCCTTATTCATTTGAGTCATTTGCTCTAAACTAGAAAAATTAGCCATCTGTGAGATGAACTCTTTATCTTCCATTGGTTTTGAAGGATCTTGATTGGCTAACTGTGTAAGTAATATTTTTAAGAAAGCATCTTGGTCTAACGTATTTTGGCCGGTCTTTCGTTCTACTTGTCGATCTGACAAATATAAGCTATTAACTGAATTTATCATTTAATCACCTTATACCTTTGCATCAATTTCTTTTAATAGATCCTCAAACTTGATATCATCGTCTTTTGGACTTCGTTCTTTTTCGCCCTTGTTTCGATTGTTATTTCTTTGTTCTTCCTGATTTTGTCTATCTTGTAAGTATGATTGTTGCGTTTGAACTTCTACTTTCTCAACCTGAATATTTTGATTTACAAACGCTTGCTTTAGGTGATGCAGTTGTGCTTCTACCAGGTGTTTGGCAGCCTTAGTTGTTGTAAGCAATTGTGCCACAATCATCCCATTTTGCTGAATTAGAGTTACATCAAGTCGACCTAAATGCTGAGGAAATAATTTGATTGTAAGTTTATTCATACCATTTGGAGACTGAACTAATGTACTTTTATTGAGAATGTTTTGAAATTGTCGCAAAAATTGCTCTTCATTCATTTGCTGAGCTCGACCTTCCCCTGTATGTAATACAAGTTGATGCATCTGAGTTAGTGGAAGCCCCTGTATACTTGGAAGGACAGTCTGATTGTTTGAAGTAGGTTCATTCAGTGAAAATGCTTTATAGGCTGCAAGTATGAATTGTTGCTTATCAATGTTATCTTTTTGACCACTATACATGTGCTCTTCAGTTAAGATCGATTTAAGCTGGACTAACATTTTTTGAAGCAGTGAACCTGTATGGTTTTCCCTATCAATGCCAGTTTCTAGACTTGTAAGCTTGGACAATTTGGTCATCAAGACTATTAAGTGAGCAGGTGAATGTAAGTACTCTGCACCTTCTCTAATAAGACTTACTACATCCTGGCTATTTTGATTAATATCCTCTATTTCCACCTGTAACTCTATTGCAAGCATTTTCAGTAGTTCTTCAATTTTTGTAGTTACCATAACTTCTTCAGATAGTATTGGCTCATCTAATGAGAGTTGGTTAGAAAATTGAGTCAGCAATGTTTGTAAATCTACATGTTCTTCTTTTGTTAATTGCGGCATTGTGTTTAGAAATGCACCATCATTTCTCCCCATAGCGCTATTAAAAAACTTATCAAAAGAAGAATTACTCTTTTTAGAGCCTGTTGCCCCCAACATTTGTTGTACTACGGTTCCTTGAACAACATTTATTCCATTCATCTATTCTCACCTCCTTTCAAGTCAATTGTGAGAACTTAATACGCCAACAATGCAATAATTTGAGCTGCTTTTTCAGGTGTCATTCTCGCTAAAATTGACGCTCTTTCATCAAGTTTTATAAATGACAATTGCAATGCAGCCTCTTCTTCAGGAAGTTGGCTTAAGATATTAGCAGCATTTTTGGCGGACATAGAAGCATACATTTTCGCAATTTCCTCATATTCCTTGCTATTTGGCAGCTGTGACGTTTGCTTCTCTTCTAGCTCAACCATAAGCATCTTAATTTCTTCTAATAAGGAATTTATTTCTCTGTCCTTAGAAGCAATCGTATTGTTCAATTCATCTATTTGTCTTTCTTTGTTAGCGACAACTGCCGTTAAATCCTCGAAGTTTGTTTTTTCTTGATCGGCTAGTTTCTGTTCATCTGTTTTTACATATTCCGAGAGAAACGGGACATTTCCAGCTGCCTGCTTGACCTGGTTTAAAACATTGACTCCCATAATGTTTAAAATAACCCCAAATAATATTAAGGCAAAAACGACTGGGACAAAGATCACCATAAAGAACCATTGAATTTTACTATGTTGCTGTTCTTCGTTTTTCATTTCACTCACCTAATTTCACCGATTCATGAATTGTTGAACGGATATTTCGTCCATTAGAATATCATCCTGGCGTTTTACTTCTTCTAAATAGTAATCATATTTTATTTGTTTCATTTTTTCATATTTCTTTAGCTCAATAGATTTTTCAACTAATAGCTCTTGTTTAACATTCATATTCTCCCGAGCTTTTTGTGTATAGATCTGCAACTGATTTATTTGCTTTTGTAGCTGGTTTAGAATTGTATGAGACTGTTGAATATCACTAATCGAAATCCCCATCTCCATGCGCGTACGATAATCATTATCGTAATTTTCCTTCTTTTTAAGCAGTTCATATAATTTAGTTGCCACTTCTTCAAACTGTCTTGTTGCTTGTGTAAATTCCTTTTCTGCTTTAAGTTTTTCATGTTCACTCATCTCAAGGATTTTCTGCAACTTAAATTTAAATGACATACTAACTCTCCTCAACTAAACTCATTTAGTAATCGATGAACTGCTTCATCAAAGGAAACACGCTCCTCGGTTGTCTGCTTAATAAATTGGATGATACTTGGATATGCAAGTATCGCTGCATCTAGCTCTTTAGATGTACCTCTTTTGTAAGCACCTATGTTTATTAAATCTTCAGATTCAATATAAGTTGCCAATAACTGACGCAAACGATCGGCTGCTAGACGATGATTTGGATCTACAAGATCATTCATGACACGACTAATACTTTTTAGAGGATTAATAGCTGGAAATTGTCCTTTATTCGCTAATTTCCGATCCAACACTAGGTGTCCATCTAATATTCCTCGAACAGCATCTGCGATCGGTTCATTCATATCGTCGCCATCTACTAATACCGTGTAGAAAGCCGTAATTGACCCATATTCATTCGTACCCGAACGCTCTAATAACTTAGGCAAATATGCAAAAACACTCGGAGTATAGCCTTTGGTAGTTGGTGGTTCACCAATGGCTAATCCAATTTCTCTTTGCGCCATTGCAAACCGTGTAACTGAGTCCATCATTAACGTAACATTTAACCCTTGATTCCGAAAATATTCAGCGATCGCAGTTGCTGTCATTGCCCCTTTAATCCTCATTAAGGCTGGTTGATCAGAAGTAGCAACAACGACTACCGTTTTTCTTAGACCATCGTCTGCTAAATCTCGTTCAATGAAGTCTCGAACCTCTCTCCCACGTTCCCCAATGAGTGCAATAACATTTACATCGGCATCAGAATTTTTTGCTATCATGGCCATTAATGTACTTTTTCCAACACCACTTCCGGCGAAAATTCCAATTCTCTGGCCTTTACCAACAGTAAACAAACTATCAATTGCTCGAACACCTAGACTAAG
It encodes the following:
- a CDS encoding MotE family protein → MKNEEQQHSKIQWFFMVIFVPVVFALILFGVILNIMGVNVLNQVKQAAGNVPFLSEYVKTDEQKLADQEKTNFEDLTAVVANKERQIDELNNTIASKDREINSLLEEIKMLMVELEEKQTSQLPNSKEYEEIAKMYASMSAKNAANILSQLPEEEAALQLSFIKLDERASILARMTPEKAAQIIALLAY
- the fliI gene encoding flagellar protein export ATPase FliI; its protein translation is MKVANLLSEVAAIDSFKSYGKVTRVVGLTIESKGPQVSIGELCYIIIGKSSKRKVMAEVVGFRDEMVLLMPFTTVHDISPGSLVEATKKPLQVKVGSGLIGQIVDGLGQPLNGHELPNGLTSFPTENVPPNPLSRPRIQEPLSLGVRAIDSLFTVGKGQRIGIFAGSGVGKSTLMAMIAKNSDADVNVIALIGERGREVRDFIERDLADDGLRKTVVVVATSDQPALMRIKGAMTATAIAEYFRNQGLNVTLMMDSVTRFAMAQREIGLAIGEPPTTKGYTPSVFAYLPKLLERSGTNEYGSITAFYTVLVDGDDMNEPIADAVRGILDGHLVLDRKLANKGQFPAINPLKSISRVMNDLVDPNHRLAADRLRQLLATYIESEDLINIGAYKRGTSKELDAAILAYPSIIQFIKQTTEERVSFDEAVHRLLNEFS
- a CDS encoding flagellar hook protein FlgE, translating into MLRSMYSGIGGMKNFQTKLDVIGNNISNVNTFGFKKGRTTFKDLVSQQLTGASNPTENRGGTNPRQIGLGGTIASVDTIHTQGSLQTTGRALDLGISGDGFFIVNNGNLSYYTRAGNFYLDREGTLVTAEGLKVQGFQPNANGTGIDRNNFGQLKVQAGEVFAPQATNQMSLRGNLRAETPEGEEFDGTLENYLPPNTVLNKFTATDSMGNLHDLQLAYYKSGDNEWTVTLLTPQFNDDGELENYEVEELGTVQFNSGGRVDMENSQLQRIVIDPQNGAEPVNIGINFSQLTQFGNSSNSADISAINGNVEGFLESFNISQTGEINGVYTNGEVRILGQIAMATFNNTGGLMKSGDNLFQVSNNSGVPNIGFAGDGRGMIAGATLEMSNVDLSEEFTEMIVAQRGFQANTRIITTSDEILQELVNLKR
- a CDS encoding flagellar hook-length control protein FliK, with product MNGINVVQGTVVQQMLGATGSKKSNSSFDKFFNSAMGRNDGAFLNTMPQLTKEEHVDLQTLLTQFSNQLSLDEPILSEEVMVTTKIEELLKMLAIELQVEIEDINQNSQDVVSLIREGAEYLHSPAHLIVLMTKLSKLTSLETGIDRENHTGSLLQKMLVQLKSILTEEHMYSGQKDNIDKQQFILAAYKAFSLNEPTSNNQTVLPSIQGLPLTQMHQLVLHTGEGRAQQMNEEQFLRQFQNILNKSTLVQSPNGMNKLTIKLFPQHLGRLDVTLIQQNGMIVAQLLTTTKAAKHLVEAQLHHLKQAFVNQNIQVEKVEVQTQQSYLQDRQNQEEQRNNNRNKGEKERSPKDDDIKFEDLLKEIDAKV
- a CDS encoding TIGR02530 family flagellar biosynthesis protein, producing MDKRIHTHHLHQLPRPISHTKPQKITTTSFKDFLNTEIQTKSELKVSKHAEKRLHDRGIVIDDNQWSLITMKMQEAKEKGVNDSLVILRDATLVVSAKNNTVITALDREEAKTQIFTNINGTIIID
- the fliJ gene encoding flagellar export protein FliJ — protein: MSFKFKLQKILEMSEHEKLKAEKEFTQATRQFEEVATKLYELLKKKENYDNDYRTRMEMGISISDIQQSHTILNQLQKQINQLQIYTQKARENMNVKQELLVEKSIELKKYEKMKQIKYDYYLEEVKRQDDILMDEISVQQFMNR
- the flgD gene encoding flagellar hook assembly protein FlgD; translated protein: MINSVNSLYLSDRQVERKTGQNTLDQDAFLKILLTQLANQDPSKPMEDKEFISQMANFSSLEQMTQMNKALTGFIEMQKDSHFLSHSQLIGKEIQWEQVVANPNGETDLRLNDSVVKAIKFQHGKTRLVLEGGQVIDTIQVVHISRPTDKE
- a CDS encoding flagellar FlbD family protein: MIKLTRLNGQSFMVNAIFIEQIQSFPDTTITLSNGKKLVVLDSEDDVMLRIVEFYKQVGIVRLVNDELEGK